A portion of the Glycine max cultivar Williams 82 chromosome 10, Glycine_max_v4.0, whole genome shotgun sequence genome contains these proteins:
- the LOC100798477 gene encoding exocyst complex component EXO70H1 has protein sequence MRFICFEPKTQSFSFSRHTPPTSSSSPSTSTKESFEEAETLILKWNPETSAYGRVTSLFYNDKAEAMHYIHCVNMLQKTMHSLISQNASSQKLILAHNLMQMAMKTLQKEFYQILSMNRAHLDPESVSTRSSTTSTRTSFCSDSYDGGTAEEDVRESGDCISEVERVSSEAMADLKSIADCMISNGYAKECVSVYTTMRKSIVDEGIYRLNVEEFSSSKVNKMHWDVLELKIKSWLEAVKIAVRTLFAGERILCDHVFGASQSISEACFAEISRSGANLLFGFPELVAKTKKSPPEKIFRMIDMYAAIAGMWSEIESIFSLDSTTAVKSQAYGLLLGLSESVRTSLSDFATAIQKDSSKSTANFAGVHSLTVQVMNHLTTLADYSNVLSEIFFDVPPPPRSPLPESYLYSPESDNTTTTETEFSVQMARLILILLCKIDGKSRYYKEVSLSYLFLANNLRHILAKVRASNLHYVLGDDWVLNHDAKVKRLTANYERVAWGKVLSSLPENPTAEMSAAEARVMFGNFNFEFEKAYRRENTFTVPEQEFREEIKASLVRKITPIYREAYETHRIVMGTVREIREYVTFAPEDVENYMMNLFSEGRASSGSGGNKSCFVKCKKCK, from the coding sequence ATGAGATTCATTTGCTTCGAGCCGAAAACGCAGTCGTTTTCCTTTTCCCGCCACACTCCGCCAACGAGTTCATCATCACCTTCTACAAGCACTAAGGAGAGCTTTGAAGAAGCAGAAACTCTGATACTAAAATGGAACCCTGAAACCTCTGCGTACGGAAGAGTAACCTCTCTCTTCTACAACGACAAAGCTGAAGCCATGCACTACATCCACTGCGTTAACATGCTTCAGAAAACCATGCACTCTTTGATCTCTCAGAACGCTTCCTCGCAGAAACTCATTCTCGCCCATAACCTAATGCAAATGGCCATGAAGACACTCCAGAAAGAGTTCTATCAGATATTATCAATGAACCGGGCCCACCTTGACCCTGAATCCGTCTCCACCAGATCCTCCACCACTTCAACAAGAACCTCTTTCTGTTCCGACAGTTACGACGGCGGCACAGCGGAAGAAGATGTTCGCGAATCGGGGGATTGTATCTCCGAAGTCGAACGTGTTTCTTCTGAAGCCATGGCGGATCTGAAATCCATCGCGGATTGCATGATTTCCAACGGTTATGCGAAGGAATGCGTCAGCGTTTACACGACCATGAGAAAATCGATCGTCGACGAAGGCATTTATCGCCTCAACGTGGAGGAGTTTAGTTCCTCGAAGGTGAACAAGATGCACTGGGATGTGCTCGAGTTGAAAATCAAGAGCTGGTTGGAGGCGGTTAAGATCGCCGTGAGGACGCTCTTCGCAGGAGAGAGGATCCTCTGCGATCACGTATTCGGTGCGTCGCAATCCATCAGTGAAGCTTGCTTCGCCGAGATTTCTAGAAGCGGAGCAAATCTGCTGTTCGGATTCCCCGAACTAGTCGCAAAAACGAAGAAATCGCCGCCGGAGAAGATCTTCCGGATGATTGATATGTACGCTGCAATAGCCGGGATGTGGTCGGAGATTGAATCGATATTCTCGCTCGATTCAACAACAGCTGTTAAATCTCAAGCCTACGGTCTTCTTCTCGGACTCTCCGAGTCTGTACGAACGAGTTTATCGGACTTTGCGACCGCAATTCAGAAAGACTCTTCCAAATCGACGGCGAACTTCGCCGGCGTTCATTCCCTGACAGTGCAAGTGATGAATCACTTGACTACTCTCGCGGATTACAGCAACGTGCTCTCGGAAATTTTCTTCGACGTGCCACCGCCGCCGAGGTCGCCGTTGCCGGAATCTTACTTATACAGTCCAGAATCCGACAACACCACCACGACGGAGACGGAGTTTTCAGTGCAGATGGCGCGGCTTATTCTGATTCTTCTCTGCAAGATCGACGGGAAATCAAGGTATTACAAGGAAGTTTCGTTGTCATACCTGTTTCTCGCGAACAATCTCCGGCACATACTGGCCAAGGTCCGTGCGTCGAACTTGCATTACGTTCTCGGCGACGATTGGGTTTTGAATCATGATGCGAAGGTGAAGAGGTTGACGGCGAACTATGAGAGAGTGGCGTGGGGCAAAGTGCTTTCGTCTTTGCCGGAAAATCCAACGGCGGAAATGTCGGCGGCGGAGGCGAGGGTTATGTTCGggaatttcaattttgaattcGAGAAAGCTTATCGGAGAGAGAACACGTTCACCGTGCCGGAACAGGAATTTCGAGAAGAAATCAAAGCGTCTCTTGTGAGAAAAATAACCCCAATTTACCGCGAGGCGTATGAAACGCACCGTATTGTAATGGGAACGGTGAGGGAAATAAGAGAGTATGTCACATTTGCCCCTGAAGATGTTGAGAATTACATGATGAATCTTTTCTCTGAGGGAAGAGCGAGCTCCGGTAGCGGAGGAAACAAGTCATGTTTTGTAAAGTGTaaaaaatgcaaatga